From Capra hircus breed San Clemente chromosome 1, ASM170441v1, whole genome shotgun sequence, the proteins below share one genomic window:
- the LOC108637287 gene encoding LOW QUALITY PROTEIN: endogenous retrovirus group K member 6 Pro protein-like (The sequence of the model RefSeq protein was modified relative to this genomic sequence to represent the inferred CDS: inserted 1 base in 1 codon; deleted 1 base in 1 codon) — MLWGNTAGSKRTIADLCRATRXSAGLDLCATSYTVLTPEMGVQTLATGVFGPLPPGTAGLLLGRSSASLKGILIHPGVIDSDYTGEIKILASAPNKIIVINAGQRIAQLLLVPLVIQGKTINRDRQERGFGSSDAYWVQNVTEERPELELRIDGKLFRGVLDTGADISVISEKYWPTTWPKQIAISTLQGIGQTTNPEQSSSLLTWRDKDGHTGQFKPYILPHLPVNLWGRDILSKMGVYLYSPSPTVTELMLDQGLLPNQGLGKQHQGIILPLDLKSNQSRKGLG; from the exons atgttatggggcaacactgcaggttccaaaagaaccattgcagacctctgtcgagccacaa gcagcgcaggattggacctctgtgccacctcctacacagtattaacacccgagatgggggttcaaacccttgccacaggagtgtttgggcctttacctccaggaactgctggattgcttttagggcgcagcagtgcgtctttaaaaggaatacttattcatcctggtgtgattgactctgattatacaggagagataaaaatactagcctccgctcctaacaaaattattgtgattaatgcaggacaacgtatagctcaacttcttttagttccattagttatacaaggaaaaacaattaaccgagatcgtcaagaaagaggctttgggtcctctgacgcctattgggtgcaaaatgttaccgaggaacgaccagaacttgagctacgcattgatggtaagcttttccgcggagtgcttgatacaggggccgatattagcgttatttctgaaaaatactggcctactacatggcctaaacaaatagctatttccactcttcagggtattggccaaactaccaatccagaacaaagttcgtcccttcttacttggagggat aaagatggccatacaggccaatttaagccttatattctgccccatcttccagttaatctatgggggcgtgatatattaagcaaaatgggtgtttatttatatagtccttcacctaccgtaacagaattaatgttggatcagggcttactcccaaaccaaggtttgggtaaacaacatcaaggcatcattttaccccttgatttaaaatctaatcaaagtcgaaagggcttgggg
- the SMIM11A gene encoding small integral membrane protein 11A, which yields MNWKVLEHFPLLLYILAAKTLILCLAFAGVKVYQRKRLEAKQQKVEAEKRKQAEKKES from the coding sequence gTGCTTGAACACTTCCCCCTGCTGCTGTATATCTTGGCGGCGAAAACACTCATCCTCTGCCTGGCGTTTGCCGGAGTCAAAGTCTACCAGAGAAAACGATTGGAAGCAAAGCAGCAAAAGGTGGAAGCTGAGAAGAGGAAGCAGGCGGAGAAGAAGGAGAGCTAA